The Alkalibacter saccharofermentans DSM 14828 genome includes a window with the following:
- a CDS encoding sugar transferase, which translates to MILYIYIKRAIDIILSLVGIIVLSPVFLILAILIKLDSEGPILFKQKRVGKNKTHFQILKYRTMSIHTPKDTPTHLLENPEQYITKMGKFLRKTSLDELPQIFNIFNGDMSIVGPRPALWNQFDLIEERDKYKANDISPGLTGWAQINGRDELPIEVKARLDGEYVQNMGLLLDTRCFFATFLSVLRSEGVVEGGTGNKNEEKNS; encoded by the coding sequence ATGATCTTATACATATATATTAAAAGAGCAATTGACATAATTCTTTCATTGGTTGGAATTATAGTATTGTCGCCCGTTTTTTTAATTCTTGCTATTCTAATAAAACTAGATTCTGAGGGACCTATCTTATTCAAACAAAAACGAGTCGGAAAAAACAAAACCCACTTCCAAATATTAAAATACAGAACTATGAGCATACATACTCCAAAGGATACGCCAACTCATTTGTTGGAAAACCCGGAGCAGTATATAACTAAAATGGGTAAGTTCTTGCGTAAAACCAGCCTGGATGAGCTGCCGCAGATATTCAATATCTTTAATGGAGACATGAGCATCGTAGGACCAAGGCCTGCTCTTTGGAACCAGTTCGACCTTATAGAAGAAAGAGACAAGTACAAGGCAAATGACATATCGCCTGGACTTACAGGTTGGGCTCAGATAAACGGACGAGATGAACTGCCCATAGAGGTTAAAGCCAGACTGGACGGCGAATACGTTCAAAATATGGGTTTGTTATTAGATACAAGGTGCTTTTTTGCAACCTTCTTAAGTGTTTTGAGATCAGAAGGTGTAGTCGAGGGTGGTACAGGAAACAAAAATGAAGAAAAAAATAGTTAA